Proteins co-encoded in one Pseudarthrobacter chlorophenolicus A6 genomic window:
- a CDS encoding bile acid:sodium symporter family protein: MGKMRARSGSARRRFGWVDPFVVLLLATLAVAALWPPRGWAGPVLSTAAGIAVGLQFFISGLRLPPSAALQGVKAWRPHLVIVAFSFAAFPLLGLGVAAGSSWFLSRELVAGLLFLTMLPTAVQTATTFTGIAGGNTALAVCAASISNLLGVVATPLLAALILGSFGGLHADAVLKIALQIFAPFVAGQLLHRPLARWTVRRAKPLKVVDRSAILMVVYGAFGAAVAGGLWQQIPFAQLAMTAGICAGLLALVLSATSLTARRLGFERADATAVLFCGSQKSLASGLPLSAILFQGPLAGVVILPVIMYHAMQLIVCAAIARRLAKRAEQADTKAPLDAFA, from the coding sequence ATGGGAAAAATGCGGGCACGTTCCGGTTCGGCGCGCCGAAGGTTCGGATGGGTTGATCCCTTTGTGGTGCTGCTTCTGGCCACTCTTGCCGTGGCCGCGCTGTGGCCGCCCCGCGGCTGGGCGGGCCCGGTGCTTTCCACAGCTGCGGGGATCGCCGTAGGCCTGCAATTCTTCATCAGCGGGTTGAGGCTACCGCCGTCGGCTGCGCTCCAGGGAGTGAAGGCCTGGCGGCCGCACCTGGTCATTGTCGCGTTTTCCTTTGCCGCCTTTCCGCTGCTCGGACTCGGCGTGGCTGCCGGTTCTTCCTGGTTTCTTTCGCGCGAGCTCGTTGCAGGACTGCTTTTTCTGACCATGCTGCCGACGGCGGTGCAGACCGCCACCACCTTTACCGGCATCGCCGGGGGGAATACTGCGTTGGCCGTGTGTGCGGCCTCGATCTCCAACCTCCTGGGGGTGGTGGCCACACCCCTGCTGGCTGCCTTGATACTGGGTTCCTTTGGCGGCCTGCATGCGGACGCGGTGCTCAAGATAGCGCTGCAGATCTTTGCGCCGTTCGTGGCGGGGCAGCTGCTTCATAGGCCGTTGGCGCGGTGGACCGTCCGCCGGGCGAAGCCGCTGAAGGTGGTAGACCGCAGCGCTATCCTCATGGTGGTGTATGGAGCCTTCGGGGCGGCCGTAGCCGGCGGTCTGTGGCAGCAGATTCCGTTTGCCCAGCTGGCTATGACGGCGGGGATCTGCGCAGGGCTGTTGGCACTGGTGCTCTCCGCGACATCATTGACTGCGCGCAGGTTGGGCTTCGAACGTGCTGATGCCACCGCAGTCCTCTTCTGCGGCTCACAGAAGAGCCTCGCCAGCGGGCTGCCGCTCTCGGCCATCCTGTTCCAGGGGCCACTTGCCGGTGTGGTGATCCTGCCGGTCATCATGTACCACGCCATGCAACTGATCGTATGCGCGGCCATCGCCCGCCGGTTGGCCAAACGGGCCGAACAGGCTGATACCAAAGCCCCGCTCGACGCGTTTGCGTGA
- a CDS encoding amidase, with product MNGSLLAQLNSGFADATAIAEAVRTGRTSAATVLAEARARAGSAKGKDLNAFISEDWDSAERAAAALDARRAAGGTLGALAGIPFSVKDVIAVAGLPVTAASKAFATTMANTTAPAVQRLLDADAILVGKTNCPEFAFGMTCESPLLGRTGNPRYPDATPGGSSGGEAASVAAGISALGVGTDFGGSLRWPAQCVGIAALRPGIGALPGEGQVPGLDGNFGDDGVLPAVSPGMQGTFQTVGPLARSVRDLRAAYTVMAGAPAESLPTLREPTRVAWSDGRAFGPVRKEVTEVMVRLAAAIAAAGHTATEQPDLFADCLPTYNRLRELDPMVDHAAAVTGREDAITGANLQTIKNSLAASPGETARARLAADAARAGAIRQLEPVDIALLPVAGGPAARVDGTLEVDGEQLQGWEIMGPCRAVTLTGCPVVSLPVGLSDEGLPLSVQVVAPPGGELAALAFAELLEQLTADPG from the coding sequence ATGAACGGCTCACTGCTTGCACAACTGAACTCCGGATTCGCGGACGCCACGGCAATCGCCGAGGCCGTCCGCACCGGCAGGACATCCGCCGCCACCGTCCTTGCCGAAGCCCGTGCCCGTGCCGGCTCCGCGAAGGGCAAGGACCTCAACGCCTTCATCAGCGAGGACTGGGACAGCGCCGAACGCGCCGCCGCAGCCCTCGATGCCCGCCGGGCCGCGGGCGGGACACTGGGCGCGCTGGCCGGAATCCCGTTCAGCGTCAAGGACGTGATTGCGGTGGCAGGGCTTCCCGTCACGGCCGCCAGCAAGGCGTTCGCCACCACCATGGCAAACACCACCGCGCCCGCGGTGCAGCGGCTCCTGGATGCTGACGCCATCCTGGTGGGCAAGACCAATTGCCCCGAATTCGCCTTCGGCATGACCTGCGAGAGCCCGCTGCTGGGCAGGACAGGAAATCCGCGCTATCCGGACGCCACACCCGGCGGATCCAGCGGCGGCGAGGCCGCCTCGGTTGCGGCAGGCATCTCCGCGCTGGGCGTAGGAACGGACTTCGGCGGGTCACTGAGGTGGCCCGCGCAGTGCGTGGGCATTGCCGCCCTGCGGCCCGGAATCGGCGCGCTCCCCGGGGAGGGGCAGGTACCAGGTCTTGACGGCAACTTCGGGGACGACGGCGTGCTCCCGGCGGTGAGCCCCGGCATGCAGGGAACCTTCCAGACGGTGGGCCCGCTGGCCCGTTCCGTCCGTGACCTCAGGGCTGCGTACACCGTGATGGCCGGTGCGCCTGCGGAGTCATTGCCCACGCTGCGGGAGCCCACCAGGGTTGCGTGGAGCGATGGCCGGGCGTTCGGCCCGGTCCGCAAAGAGGTCACCGAGGTCATGGTGCGGCTGGCCGCTGCCATCGCCGCGGCGGGCCATACGGCCACGGAACAGCCGGATCTTTTCGCCGATTGCCTGCCCACCTACAATCGGCTGCGCGAACTGGATCCCATGGTGGACCATGCCGCCGCGGTTACCGGCAGGGAGGATGCCATTACCGGCGCCAACCTGCAGACCATCAAAAATTCGCTGGCAGCTTCGCCCGGGGAAACCGCCCGGGCACGCCTGGCTGCGGACGCGGCCCGTGCCGGCGCCATCAGGCAGCTCGAGCCCGTTGACATCGCTCTGCTTCCCGTGGCCGGCGGTCCCGCCGCCCGGGTGGACGGCACGCTGGAGGTGGACGGCGAGCAGCTGCAGGGATGGGAAATCATGGGTCCGTGCCGGGCGGTGACGCTCACGGGATGCCCCGTGGTGTCGCTTCCGGTGGGGCTTTCCGACGAGGGCCTTCCCCTGTCGGTGCAGGTGGTGGCCCCTCCGGGCGGGGAACTGGCTGCCCTCGCGTTTGCGGAGCTCCTGGAGCAATTGACCGCAGACCCTGGCTGA
- a CDS encoding alkaline phosphatase D family protein, whose protein sequence is MDNISRRTLISAGLGAGIVAALPSAAVAVSTADDAGLRTYPFTLGIASGEPWPDGFVLWTRLALNPVADDGLGGMPARNVAVQWEVAEDEGMRRVVARGVEHARIETAHSVHVELRGLRPGHEYFYRFRTGRHVSPVGRTLTTPAPHETPAALAMAFASCAQYEHGYFTAYRRLAEDHPDLVLHLGDYLYEYKKGSYVIGGGNPRDHEGPETVALETYRQRHAQYKADADLQAAHAIAPWAVVWDDHEVDNNWADEVPENSDAGQLNDTTEHFRHRRAAAFQAYYENMPLRPSSLPAGPDMKIYRRIQWGQLANFHMMDTRQYRDDQLAGDGWKKNVAERLAEDRTITGAEQEKWLLDGFKDSTQRWDILGQQVFFAERDRAQALDVDDVSMDGWDGYVSSRRRITQGWVDANVRNAVVLTGDVHRNWANDVKVDYKDPASPVVGSELVCTSITSTGNGTGSTIDPTMAWNPHLKFYNDNRGYVNTRITKDAMTADFRVLDHVTTPGAPVSTKASFEIRDGVPGLQARS, encoded by the coding sequence ATGGACAACATCTCCCGCAGAACCCTCATCTCCGCCGGCCTGGGCGCAGGCATCGTCGCCGCCCTGCCGAGTGCCGCCGTCGCGGTTTCCACCGCTGACGACGCCGGCCTCCGCACCTACCCGTTCACCCTCGGCATCGCGTCCGGCGAGCCGTGGCCGGACGGCTTCGTGCTGTGGACGCGGCTCGCGCTGAACCCCGTGGCCGACGACGGCCTGGGCGGCATGCCCGCCCGCAACGTTGCGGTGCAGTGGGAAGTGGCGGAGGACGAAGGCATGCGCCGGGTAGTAGCCCGCGGCGTCGAGCACGCCCGGATTGAAACCGCACACTCGGTGCACGTGGAACTGCGTGGCCTGCGTCCGGGACACGAATACTTCTACCGGTTCCGCACGGGCCGCCACGTCAGTCCGGTGGGCCGCACCCTCACCACCCCGGCCCCGCACGAAACGCCTGCTGCCCTGGCCATGGCGTTTGCCAGCTGCGCCCAGTACGAGCACGGCTACTTCACCGCGTACCGGCGCCTGGCCGAGGACCACCCGGACCTGGTGCTGCACCTGGGCGATTACCTTTACGAGTACAAGAAGGGCAGCTACGTGATCGGCGGCGGCAACCCGCGCGACCACGAAGGCCCGGAGACCGTGGCACTGGAGACCTACCGGCAGCGCCACGCGCAGTACAAGGCCGACGCCGACCTGCAGGCCGCGCATGCCATCGCACCGTGGGCAGTGGTGTGGGATGACCACGAAGTGGACAACAACTGGGCCGATGAGGTGCCGGAGAACAGCGACGCCGGACAGCTCAACGACACCACCGAGCACTTCCGCCACCGCAGGGCCGCCGCGTTCCAGGCGTACTACGAGAACATGCCGCTGCGGCCGTCCTCGCTTCCGGCGGGCCCGGACATGAAGATCTACCGCCGGATCCAGTGGGGCCAGCTGGCCAACTTCCACATGATGGACACCCGGCAGTACCGCGACGACCAGCTCGCCGGCGACGGCTGGAAGAAGAACGTGGCCGAGCGCCTTGCCGAGGACCGGACCATCACCGGCGCCGAGCAGGAGAAGTGGCTGCTGGACGGGTTCAAGGACTCCACCCAGCGCTGGGACATCCTGGGCCAGCAGGTCTTCTTCGCCGAGCGGGACCGGGCCCAGGCACTCGACGTGGACGACGTCTCCATGGACGGCTGGGACGGCTACGTATCCTCCCGCCGCCGCATCACCCAGGGCTGGGTGGACGCTAACGTCCGCAACGCTGTGGTCCTCACTGGAGATGTGCACCGCAACTGGGCCAACGACGTCAAGGTGGACTACAAGGACCCGGCATCCCCCGTGGTGGGTTCCGAGCTGGTGTGCACGTCCATCACCTCCACGGGCAACGGCACCGGCTCCACCATCGATCCCACCATGGCATGGAACCCGCACCTGAAGTTCTACAACGACAACCGCGGCTACGTGAACACCCGCATCACCAAGGACGCGATGACCGCGGACTTCCGGGTGCTGGACCACGTCACGACGCCGGGCGCCCCGGTGTCCACGAAGGCCTCCTTCGAGATCCGCGACGGCGTCCCAGGTCTTCAGGCGCGGAGCTGA
- a CDS encoding AraC family transcriptional regulator: protein MIAVLNRVIDSIEEHLTEEIEVANLAGGLGTTEYHVRRMFSSLAGMPLSEYIRRRRMTVAAADVIGDGDLLGTAVRFGYGSTEAFGRAFRAVHGISPADARRNGGPLRTQPQLRFRLTIEGNTTMDTRIADRPAFRLVGHAARVPLIHQGPNPHIQAHIASLPAAEHARLKALCNTEPAGLLQVSADVDPDYAEGSDLTYLHGVAVSEGTPVPEDLDAIEVPAGAWAVFRTSGAYPAALQSTWAATAAHWFPSNPWRLRPGPSVVAILDRADDFSTATTELWLPVERA from the coding sequence GTGATTGCAGTTCTGAACCGGGTCATCGATTCCATCGAGGAGCACCTCACCGAAGAGATCGAGGTCGCCAACCTGGCCGGCGGGCTGGGCACCACGGAGTACCACGTCCGCCGGATGTTCTCGTCGCTGGCCGGCATGCCGCTGTCCGAATACATCCGGCGGCGGCGCATGACCGTGGCTGCGGCTGATGTGATAGGCGACGGCGACCTGCTGGGAACGGCGGTGCGCTTCGGCTATGGCTCCACGGAAGCATTCGGCCGGGCCTTCCGGGCGGTGCACGGCATCAGCCCCGCCGACGCGCGCCGGAACGGCGGCCCCCTTCGCACCCAACCACAGCTCAGGTTCCGCCTGACCATCGAAGGAAACACCACCATGGATACCCGCATCGCAGATCGCCCTGCCTTCAGGCTCGTGGGCCACGCCGCACGCGTGCCGCTCATCCATCAGGGCCCCAACCCGCACATTCAGGCGCACATCGCTTCGCTGCCCGCGGCCGAGCACGCCCGCCTGAAAGCGCTGTGCAACACCGAACCGGCTGGGCTGCTGCAGGTGAGTGCCGACGTCGACCCCGACTATGCCGAGGGCAGTGACCTCACATACCTGCACGGCGTGGCCGTCAGCGAGGGGACGCCGGTGCCCGAGGACCTCGACGCGATAGAGGTCCCGGCCGGCGCCTGGGCGGTATTCCGCACCAGCGGCGCCTACCCGGCGGCGCTCCAGAGCACGTGGGCGGCGACCGCGGCCCACTGGTTCCCGTCCAACCCCTGGCGGCTGAGGCCCGGCCCGTCGGTGGTGGCCATCCTGGACCGCGCCGACGATTTCAGCACCGCCACCACTGAGTTGTGGCTGCCGGTGGAGCGCGCGTGA
- a CDS encoding TfoX/Sxy family protein, with amino-acid sequence MEMPKASEQDKERFRRVVPDHPDVVVKPMFGNLGAFINGNMFAGLFGSTIGVKLSDADRNVLESSERTVPFGPAERPMGGYTGLPEVWNEEGDGDDTRARAWAEKALEYIATLPPKEPKARTPKARTPRAAAK; translated from the coding sequence ATGGAGATGCCCAAAGCGTCCGAACAGGACAAAGAGCGGTTCCGGCGCGTGGTGCCGGACCATCCGGACGTGGTGGTGAAGCCGATGTTCGGGAACCTGGGAGCGTTCATCAACGGCAACATGTTCGCGGGCCTGTTCGGGTCCACCATCGGCGTGAAACTCTCCGACGCGGACAGGAACGTGCTCGAGTCCTCTGAACGGACGGTGCCGTTCGGACCCGCGGAACGGCCGATGGGCGGATACACCGGACTGCCGGAGGTCTGGAACGAGGAGGGCGACGGCGACGATACCCGCGCCCGGGCGTGGGCCGAAAAGGCTCTTGAGTACATCGCCACGCTTCCGCCCAAGGAACCGAAGGCCCGGACGCCAAAAGCGCGCACGCCGCGGGCAGCCGCGAAATAG
- a CDS encoding GerMN domain-containing protein — protein MTRPGRLGLSVIGLSGLIVLTGCIGQPAPAPTTSSAAPTASASGAAGPSTTATPTTAPTTTTPSSTSAAPTTSAAAPPSSAPASQPATEEPQPTGLPEQTGPLTVYYVAVGDNGMSGPLIGCGDSLVATTTGPVTFTDQVRPSVEALLANKSRDLGLSGLVNALYQSNLTYVAGELTGSTITIWLTGQFMLGGVCDIPRVKAQLEYTAMAASGATSAQVFVNGRPLDEVLSLK, from the coding sequence ATGACCAGGCCCGGGCGTTTGGGACTCAGCGTGATCGGGCTCAGCGGCCTGATCGTCCTCACCGGTTGCATCGGCCAGCCCGCACCCGCTCCAACGACGAGCTCAGCTGCGCCTACTGCGAGCGCCTCCGGTGCGGCCGGTCCAAGCACGACGGCGACGCCCACCACCGCGCCCACCACGACTACGCCGTCCAGCACCTCAGCCGCGCCCACCACCAGCGCCGCCGCGCCGCCGTCGTCCGCTCCCGCCAGCCAGCCTGCGACGGAAGAACCGCAACCCACCGGGCTGCCGGAACAAACGGGACCGCTGACCGTGTACTACGTGGCCGTCGGCGACAACGGGATGTCCGGGCCGCTGATCGGCTGTGGTGACAGCCTGGTGGCCACCACCACCGGGCCGGTGACCTTCACGGACCAGGTGAGGCCCAGCGTCGAAGCGCTGCTGGCCAACAAGAGCCGCGACCTAGGCCTGTCCGGACTGGTCAACGCGCTGTACCAGTCGAACCTGACGTATGTGGCCGGTGAACTGACAGGCAGCACCATCACCATCTGGCTGACCGGGCAGTTCATGCTGGGGGGTGTGTGCGACATTCCGAGGGTCAAGGCCCAGCTGGAGTACACGGCGATGGCCGCCTCCGGGGCCACCAGCGCGCAGGTGTTCGTCAACGGCCGCCCCCTCGACGAGGTTCTGAGCCTGAAGTAG
- a CDS encoding GntR family transcriptional regulator, with translation MIQQESLVSLAAREIRKLIVSGELAPGGKLNEPPLAEKLGISRPPLREALRTLESEGLLEQSPRRGYRVVSMTDTDIDEIYSLRRALEMFALDRLLARKDPGAYSSLDPIMKAMRAAARRGDRPAVVQANIDFHTALVDAAGHRRLSDTYRSLMVQMQVSMAANVLNEERSKGDLTKGCDRHAELLECLRSGDADRIRREFEEHGERDYLARQGTVTKKAAGE, from the coding sequence ATGATCCAGCAAGAGAGCCTCGTTTCACTGGCCGCCAGGGAGATCCGAAAACTGATTGTCAGTGGCGAACTGGCGCCCGGCGGCAAGCTGAACGAACCTCCCCTCGCTGAAAAGCTGGGCATCTCCCGCCCTCCGCTGCGTGAGGCATTGCGGACCCTTGAGAGCGAGGGCCTTCTAGAGCAGTCGCCGAGGCGCGGTTACCGCGTGGTGTCCATGACGGACACCGACATTGACGAGATCTACTCGCTCCGGCGCGCGCTGGAGATGTTCGCCCTGGACCGCCTGCTGGCCCGGAAGGACCCTGGCGCATACTCATCGCTCGACCCGATCATGAAGGCCATGCGGGCAGCAGCAAGGCGCGGCGACCGGCCCGCGGTGGTCCAGGCCAACATCGATTTCCATACCGCACTGGTTGATGCCGCCGGCCACCGCAGGCTCAGCGACACCTACCGCTCCCTCATGGTGCAGATGCAGGTTTCCATGGCGGCCAATGTCCTGAACGAGGAACGGTCCAAGGGCGACCTGACCAAGGGCTGCGACCGGCACGCCGAGCTCTTGGAGTGCCTCCGCTCCGGGGACGCAGACCGCATCCGGCGCGAATTCGAGGAGCACGGCGAGCGCGACTACCTCGCCCGGCAGGGCACTGTTACCAAGAAGGCGGCCGGGGAATGA
- a CDS encoding transporter substrate-binding domain-containing protein, whose translation MFSRTSKAAVVAALAALTLAASGCAATSSASAESAPKEKFTIATSGTFRPITFSEAGKLTGFDIEVGTLIAEKLGMEPEFVEGQLTGLLPGLNSGKFDAVMSGLTMTDARKQSITFSTPYLADGAVAVVKKDNTKVEQLSKLDGLVVGAIGGSGTESDVKGIGGFTELKAYPGAPEGFADVAAGRIEVFATGRIAAENFMKNSPLASELKIVGDVYGTKPAGVGLPKDDTEMKPKVDKIIEELKADGTLEELNQKWFGFTVEIPSA comes from the coding sequence ATGTTTTCACGCACCAGCAAAGCCGCCGTAGTAGCCGCCCTGGCAGCGCTAACCCTCGCTGCCAGTGGCTGCGCAGCAACCAGCAGCGCATCCGCTGAGTCCGCGCCAAAGGAAAAGTTCACCATCGCCACGAGCGGCACCTTCCGGCCCATCACCTTCTCCGAAGCCGGCAAGCTCACAGGCTTCGACATTGAAGTGGGCACCCTTATTGCGGAGAAGCTCGGCATGGAACCGGAATTTGTGGAGGGCCAGCTGACCGGGCTGCTCCCGGGCCTGAACAGTGGCAAGTTCGACGCCGTCATGTCCGGTTTGACCATGACGGATGCGCGCAAGCAGTCCATCACTTTCTCCACGCCCTACCTGGCGGACGGAGCCGTGGCGGTGGTGAAAAAGGACAACACGAAGGTTGAGCAGCTCAGCAAGCTGGACGGCCTGGTGGTGGGAGCCATCGGAGGTTCCGGAACGGAATCGGATGTCAAGGGCATCGGTGGGTTTACCGAACTGAAGGCCTACCCCGGCGCCCCCGAAGGTTTCGCAGACGTAGCCGCCGGCAGGATCGAGGTCTTCGCAACCGGCAGGATCGCCGCAGAGAACTTCATGAAGAACTCCCCACTGGCGTCTGAACTGAAAATTGTGGGCGATGTCTACGGCACCAAGCCCGCCGGCGTCGGACTCCCGAAGGACGACACCGAAATGAAGCCCAAGGTGGACAAGATCATCGAGGAACTCAAGGCCGATGGCACCCTCGAAGAACTGAACCAGAAGTGGTTCGGATTCACGGTCGAGATCCCCTCCGCCTGA